The following proteins are encoded in a genomic region of Glycine max cultivar Williams 82 chromosome 18, Glycine_max_v4.0, whole genome shotgun sequence:
- the LOC100776868 gene encoding receptor-like protein kinase FERONIA: MDTTSTQIASGTILFLLLLFFPYLSIADVIYSPVELFSINCGSSSNLSTRDGRNWTADIKFLSENKDSVAAPALTPSTLEGPYTDARLSHSQFTYSFPVSTGPKFLRLFFYSTSYQNFHRSKAYFSVKAGPYTLLQNFNASLHADAGNEPGDYLFREYCINLKDGDRLNITFIASKTSQNPDSYAFINGIEIVSMPPFLYYTNPHDVDITGLPHLVGVNTNLFPIENNFTLETKYRLRVGDQEIPASQDTGMLRSWDVDSKYVTTQSVLSLDIGPGIKLRFTKIPNYTAPDTVYRSVRNMGNNGTINMGFNLTWQLPIDSGFTYLLRLHFCQLNPEMKNPGYQSFFIFVQDQLVEKWADILSWSDKQEGVPVVKQYVVFIPGNQQETLNLSLKMHPNPQSLAKDAQINAIELFKINNSTGSLAGPNPDPDRLPETPKVPLQRPNNKSSGTTRTLAAAVAGAVSAAVLLSFIVAFFLIKRKKKMGSKEKDETPLGGGLSSLPTNLCRHFSIAEIRASTNNFDEHFVVGMGGFGNVYKGYIDDGSTRVAIKRLKPDSRQGAQEFMNEIEMLSQLRHLHLVSLVGYCYESNEMILVYDFMDRGTLREHLYDTDNPSLSWKQRLQICVGAARGLHYLHTGAKHTIIHRDVKSTNILLDEKWVAKVSDFGLSRIGPISSSMTHVSTQVKGSVGYIDPEYYKRQRLTEKSDVYSFGVVLLEVLSGRQPLLRWEEKQRISLVNWAKHCNEKGTLSEIVDAKLKGQIAPQCLQRYGEVALSCLLEDGTQRPSMNDAVRMLEFVLHLQEGAVNEVTESEDTEDVFSSSHSSLLFSDYSKSTALSMATNVGDCSYGSKDSEERSIPDHLFSEIKDPKGR; the protein is encoded by the coding sequence ATGGACACAACTAGCACCCAAATTGCTTCAGGGACCATCCTCTTCCTTCTGTTGCTGTTCTTTCCTTATCTTTCCATAGCAGATGTTATTTATAGTCCCGTTGAACTCTTCAGCATCAACTGTGGATCTTCCAGTAACTTGTCCACTCGCGATGGTCGCAATTGGACTGCAGACATCAAATTCCTCTCAGAAAACAAGGACTCAGTTGCTGCTCCTGCACTCACACCATCTACCCTAGAGGGTCCTTACACCGATGCACGTTTGTCTCACTCCCAATTCACTTACTCTTTCCCTGTCTCCACAGGCCCAAAGTTTCTTCGTCTCTTCTTCTACTCAACTTCCTACCAAAACTTCCATCGCTCCAAAGCCTATTTCTCAGTCAAAGCAGGCCCATACACCCTCCTTCAAAATTTCAACGCTTCCCTCCATGCTGACGCTGGTAACGAGCCTGGCGACTACTTGTTCAGGGAGTATTGCATCAACCTCAAAGATGGTGATCGGCTCAACATAACCTTCATTGCAAGCAAAACATCTCAGAATCCAGATTCGTACGCTTTCATCAATGGAATAGAGATTGTTTCAATGCCCCCTTTTCTCTACTACACCAATCCTCACGACGTCGACATCACTGGATTGCCTCACCTCGTTGGTGTCAATACGAACCTGTTCCCCATTGAAAACAACTTTACTCTGGAGACAAAGTACCGGTTAAGAGTTGGAGACCAAGAAATCCCGGCCTCACAGGACACGGGTATGCTCAGGAGCTGGGATGTGGATAGCAAATATGTAACGACTCAAAGTGTACTATCTCTAGATATTGGCCCTGGAATTAAGCTGAGATTCACAAAGATTCCTAACTACACGGCACCAGACACAGTGTACCGATCCGTAAGGAATATGGGAAATAATGGCACCATCAACATGGGGTTCAACCTCACATGGCAACTTCCCATTGATTCAGGCTTCACCTACTTGCTAAGGTTACACTTTTGCCAGCTTAACCCGGAAATGAAAAATCCTGGTTACCAGAGCTTCTTCATATTCGTTCAGGATCAGTTGGTTGAAAAGTGGGCAGACATTCTCAGTTGGAGCGATAAACAGGAGGGTGTCCCAGTGGTTAAACAGTATGTAGTTTTCATCCCAGGGAATCAGCAGGAAACGCTTAATCTTTCACTGAAAATGCATCCTAACCCTCAAAGCTTGGCCAAGGACGCTCAAATAAACGCAATTGAGCTATTCAAAATCAACAACTCAACTGGTAGTCTTGCTGGGCCAAACCCAGACCCAGACCGTCTTCCAGAAACGCCCAAGGTTCCCCTTCAAAGACCAAACAATAAAAGCAGCGGTACCACAAGAACCCTTGCCGCCGCCGTGGCAGGTGCAGTTTCTGCTGCCGTTTTGCTCTCCTTTATTGTCGCTTTCTTCCTCATCAAACGCAAGAAGAAGATGGGTTCCAAGGAAAAAGACGAAACTCCTCTGGGTGGTGGCTTATCATCACTACCAACCAACCTCTGCCGCCACTTCTCAATCGCGGAAATCAGGGCCTCCACCAACAACTTCGACGAACACTTCGTAGTTGGCATGGGAGGCTTCGGCAACGTGTACAAAGGCTACATCGACGACGGTTCAACCCGAGTCGCAATCAAAAGGCTCAAACCGGATTCTCGGCAAGGTGCGCAGGAGTTCATGAACGAGATCGAAATGCTGTCTCAACTTCGCCATCTCCATCTTGTCTCCCTCGTTGGTTACTGTTACGAGAGCAACGAAATGATACTGGTGTATGATTTCATGGATCGCGGAACCCTCCGTGAGCATCTCTACGACACTgataacccttccctttcaTGGAAACAAAGGCTCCAGATATGCGTAGGTGCTGCACGAGGACTGCACTATCTGCATACAGGTGCAAAGCACACGATCATTCACCGTGACGTGAAGAGCACCAACATCTTATTGGATGAGAAATGGGTCGCCAAGGTTTCAGACTTCGGGTTATCCCGAATTGGGCCCATTAGTTCTTCAATGACACATGTGAGCACTCAGGTGAAAGGTAGCGTTGGATATATAGATCCGGAGTATTACAAACGACAGCGTTTGACTGAGAAGTCTGATGTGTATTCCTTTGGGGTGGTGCTCTTGGAGGTATTGTCTGGGAGGCAACCTTTGCTCCGTTGGGAGGAGAAGCAACGTATTTCACTTGTTAATTGGGCAAAGCATTGCAACGAGAAGGGAACTTTAAGTGAAATTGTGGATGCAAAACTGAAGGGCCAGATAGCGCCTCAGTGTTTGCAAAGATATGGTGAGGTTGCGCTGAGTTGTTTGCTTGAGGATGGAACTCAGAGGCCCTCCATGAACGACGCCGTTCGGATGCTGGAGTTTGTTCTGCATCTTCAGGAGGGTGCTGTTAATGAAGTGACGGAGAGTGAAGATACCGAGGACGTGTTTAGCAGTAGCCATAGTAGTCTACTTTTTTCGGATTATAGTAAGAGCACTGCATTGAGTATGGCTACAAACGTTGGAGATTGTAGCTATGGAAGTAAGGACTCTGAGGAGAGGTCGATCCCGGACCATCTTTTCTCTGAGATTAAGGATCCAAAGGGACGATGA
- the LOC100500577 gene encoding uncharacterized protein LOC100500577 precursor: MKKQLASRRLLMWVMVHLSISGVLSKSNHTTTSVLCDGSVEDCLHVHHLDSQLPTISSSHFRRILAEGSCPSGTGGTSNPGPAACSGLSGHYVSNGAKPGPGTDSRCADPYAYHKGCY, translated from the coding sequence ATGAAGAAGCAATTAGCATCAAGGCGTTTGCTGATGTGGGTTATGGTACATTTGAGCATTTCAGGAGTGTTGTCCAAGTCCAACCACACCACAACTTCAGTACTGTGCGATGGCTCCGTAGAAGACTGCCTCCACGTTCACCACTTGGACTCACAGCTTCCCACCATCTCCAGCTCCCACTTCCGCAGAATCCTCGCTGAAGGATCATGCCCCTCTGGGACTGGAGGTACAAGTAATCCCGGTCCCGCCGCCTGTTCGGGTCTCAGCGGTCATTATGTTAGTAATGGGGCCAAACCTGGTCCGGGTACAGACAGCCGATGTGCTGATCCATATGCCTACCACAAGGGTTGCTATTAA